One window from the genome of Desulfobaccales bacterium encodes:
- a CDS encoding ferritin family protein has translation MTQEKDKPTVRDYLLAALKEAIQMEVDGRQFYLEAAKKVQNEGVRQILEYLAEAEVYHIKKFNEIYHSLEKDPNWTESLASFKPPKIEPYACVLALEKAEQGTGGKDDLEALRTGLKMEQCAIDYYTKLAKETEVPLARRFFISLAHEERGHYMMLLDMHNYLTDPADWFYVHQMGHVDGA, from the coding sequence ATGACCCAGGAAAAGGATAAGCCCACGGTGCGGGATTATCTGCTGGCGGCCTTGAAAGAGGCCATCCAGATGGAGGTGGACGGCCGCCAGTTTTATCTGGAAGCGGCCAAAAAGGTGCAGAATGAAGGGGTGCGCCAGATCCTCGAATATCTGGCGGAGGCCGAGGTCTACCACATCAAGAAGTTCAACGAAATCTACCACAGCCTGGAAAAGGACCCTAACTGGACCGAGAGCCTGGCCTCTTTCAAGCCTCCCAAGATCGAGCCCTATGCCTGTGTCCTGGCCCTGGAGAAGGCCGAGCAGGGTACCGGCGGCAAGGACGACCTGGAGGCCCTGCGCACCGGCCTCAAAATGGAACAGTGCGCCATCGACTATTATACCAAGCTGGCCAAGGAGACGGAGGTGCCCCTGGCCCGGCGCTTCTTCATCAGCCTGGCCCATGAGGAGCGGGGGCATTACATGATGCTTCTGGACATGCACAATTATCTCACCGACCCGGCGGACTGGTTTTACGTCCACCAGATGGGCCACGTGGACGGCGCCTGA
- a CDS encoding ankyrin repeat domain-containing protein — MKHTFAGTVALLWLALLLSGCGNPQEEARIKLGQMNLKYNEDTFVERARDGDVLAVRLFLQAGMNPEVADKEGKTALIAAAQKGRAQIIRILLEKGANVNAKDKRFGGTPLIWAALQGDVETLKLLLEKGADLAGTDEKNGMNALLAAAARGHLEAAKLLLERGMQVNAADKEGRTPLLWAAQSGNQELVALLLDKGADPKAREKNGLDLLLAAASRGRLDIVKLALEKGADLNSVDNESNTVLIWAVKGGNPELVSFLVEKGVPVNARNQKGKTALSQAQDAKRQDLVDLLLKAGAAPEAPKAEPQPKNP; from the coding sequence ATGAAACACACCTTTGCCGGAACCGTCGCCCTGCTTTGGCTGGCGCTGCTGTTGTCCGGCTGTGGTAATCCCCAGGAAGAGGCCCGCATCAAACTGGGCCAGATGAACCTCAAATATAATGAAGACACCTTCGTGGAGCGGGCCCGGGACGGGGACGTCCTGGCGGTGAGGCTTTTCCTGCAGGCCGGGATGAACCCGGAGGTGGCGGACAAGGAGGGCAAGACCGCCCTCATCGCCGCGGCCCAGAAAGGGCGGGCGCAGATCATCCGGATATTGCTGGAGAAGGGGGCCAACGTCAATGCCAAGGACAAGCGCTTCGGGGGCACTCCCCTCATCTGGGCGGCCTTGCAGGGCGATGTGGAGACCCTGAAGCTGCTTTTGGAGAAGGGCGCCGATCTTGCGGGCACCGATGAGAAAAACGGCATGAATGCGCTTCTGGCCGCCGCGGCCCGGGGACATCTGGAGGCGGCCAAGCTGCTGCTGGAACGGGGCATGCAGGTGAACGCGGCAGACAAGGAAGGCCGCACCCCCCTCTTGTGGGCGGCCCAGAGCGGCAACCAGGAGCTGGTGGCCTTGCTGCTGGACAAAGGGGCCGACCCCAAGGCCCGGGAGAAAAACGGCCTGGACCTGCTTCTGGCCGCAGCCTCCCGGGGACGCCTGGACATAGTAAAACTGGCCCTGGAGAAGGGGGCGGATCTTAACTCGGTGGACAACGAAAGCAACACCGTGCTCATCTGGGCGGTGAAAGGCGGCAATCCCGAGCTGGTCTCCTTCCTGGTGGAGAAGGGCGTGCCGGTCAATGCCCGCAATCAGAAGGGGAAAACGGCCCTGAGCCAGGCTCAGGACGCCAAGCGCCAGGATCTCGTGGATCTCCTCCTCAAAGCCGGAGCCGCCCCGGAAGCCCCCAAGGCGGAGCCGCAGCCCAAGAACCCCTAA
- a CDS encoding CoA pyrophosphatase, translating to MPDNPPAGLRFPLSPASLAAVLAPVTLADDSPPDCHPAGVLVPVFWQAGEPHLLFTQRTELVKHHQSQISFPGGVADPGDPHLLATALRETWEEIGLPPQEVQVLGMLEPTATVTGFFIHPFVGVIPYPYDFCPNPREVARLLTFPVAEFFPPERWRTGPYTYQGRTVSVCCWHLNDTCIWGATARLLLDLLSRLGKNPFGTTPCRD from the coding sequence ATGCCTGACAACCCTCCCGCCGGCCTCCGCTTCCCCCTGTCGCCCGCTTCGCTGGCCGCCGTACTCGCCCCGGTGACGTTGGCCGACGACAGCCCACCCGACTGCCACCCTGCCGGGGTGCTGGTCCCCGTTTTCTGGCAGGCAGGGGAGCCCCACCTCCTCTTCACCCAGCGCACCGAGCTGGTGAAGCACCACCAGAGCCAGATCTCCTTTCCCGGCGGAGTGGCCGACCCCGGCGATCCCCACCTTCTGGCCACCGCCTTGCGAGAGACCTGGGAGGAGATCGGTCTCCCCCCGCAAGAGGTGCAGGTGCTGGGGATGCTCGAGCCCACCGCCACGGTCACCGGGTTTTTCATCCACCCCTTCGTGGGGGTCATCCCCTATCCCTATGATTTTTGCCCCAATCCCCGGGAGGTGGCCCGCCTCCTCACCTTTCCGGTGGCAGAATTCTTTCCGCCGGAACGCTGGCGCACCGGCCCGTACACCTACCAGGGCCGCACGGTGAGCGTCTGCTGCTGGCACCTCAACGACACCTGCATCTGGGGGGCCACCGCCCGCCTGCTCCTGGACCTCTTGAGCCGCCTGGGCAAAAACCCCTTCGGCACCACCCCTTGCCGGGACTAA